One Coccinella septempunctata chromosome 8, icCocSept1.1, whole genome shotgun sequence genomic window carries:
- the LOC123319450 gene encoding tetraspanin-17 isoform X3, translating into MAVATTTTTTVQHQNKTQTFRTTQSHHHKRKRRRHTSEVSSCLKYMIFTFNVILWFFGLLVLAVGLWAWTEKDTFNNLGKVANIYLDPAFVLICIGALTFLIGFTGCVGALRENTCLLGMYALILSILLLFEMSAGILGFIFKDWIKSQASTGFQTFIVHYRDDPDQQNLIDWIQEEWLHCCGVEGPKDWDYNQYFNCSSSEVGSREACGVPFSCCKRKPNEAIKNKQCGYDVRKPGFLSLISMQTGDRNIFERGCLRAGEEWIETNLVPVAAVNVAVMVLQILGICFAQNLRADIFAQISKWRH; encoded by the exons ATGGCTGTCGCAACTACGACCACCACAACTGTTCAACACCAAAATAAAACTCAAACTTTTAGAACAACCCAGTCTCATCACCATAAGAGAAAACGCAGAAGGCATACGAGTGAAGTCAGCAGTTGTTTgaaatatatgattttcacattcAATGTTATTTTGTGG TTCTTTGGCCTACTGGTTCTTGCTGTTGGGTTATGGGCTTGGACTGAAAAAGACACTTTCAATAATTTAGGAAAAGTAGCCAATATATATCTAGACCCTGCTTTTGTACTGATATGTATTGGTGCACTGACTTTTCTAATAGGTTTCACTGGCTGTGTTGGGGCTCTAAGAGAGAACACATGTCTGTTAGGAATG TACGCCCTCATTCTATCCATACTCCTTCTATTTGAAATGAGTGCTGGCATTCTAGGATTCATTTTCAAAGATTGG ataaaatCACAAGCATCAACGGGCTTCCAGACCTTCATTGTGCACTACAGAGATGATCCTGACCAACAAAATTTAATAGATTGGATACAGGAAGAATGG CTTCACTGTTGTGGAGTAGAAGGTCCTAAAGATTGGGACTATAACCAATATTTCAACTGTTCCTCAAGTGAAGTTGGGAGTAGGGAAGCTTGTGGAGTGCCCTTTTCATGTTGTAAACGTAAACCCAAT GAAGCAATCAAAAACAAACAGTGCGGATATGACGTGAGGAAACCAGGATTT CTTTCTCTCATTTCAATGCAGACAGGAGATAGGAATATATTCGAAAGAGGCTGCCTTAGGGCAGGTGAAGAATGGATAGAGACCAATTTAGTGCCTGTAGCTGCTGTTAATGTTGCAGTAATGGTACTCCAG ATATTGGGCATCTGTTTCGCTCAAAATCTTCGAGCTGATATTTTCGCACAGATATCCAAATGGCGTCACTGA
- the LOC123319450 gene encoding tetraspanin-17 isoform X1 — MAVATTTTTTVQHQNKTQTFRTTQSHHHKRKRRRHTSEVSSCLKYMIFTFNVILWFFGLLVLAVGLWAWTEKDTFNNLGKVANIYLDPAFVLICIGALTFLIGFTGCVGALRENTCLLGMYALILSILLLFEMSAGILGFIFKDWIKSQASTGFQTFIVHYRDDPDQQNLIDWIQEEWLHCCGVEGPKDWDYNQYFNCSSSEVGSREACGVPFSCCKRKPNEAIKNKQCGYDVRKPGFLSLISMQTGDRNIFERGCLRAGEEWIETNLVPVAAVNVAVMVLQNLNASLIINERGCLEAIEEWMERNMIPIATYIFVYFFFHILGICFAQNLRADIFAQISKWRH; from the exons ATGGCTGTCGCAACTACGACCACCACAACTGTTCAACACCAAAATAAAACTCAAACTTTTAGAACAACCCAGTCTCATCACCATAAGAGAAAACGCAGAAGGCATACGAGTGAAGTCAGCAGTTGTTTgaaatatatgattttcacattcAATGTTATTTTGTGG TTCTTTGGCCTACTGGTTCTTGCTGTTGGGTTATGGGCTTGGACTGAAAAAGACACTTTCAATAATTTAGGAAAAGTAGCCAATATATATCTAGACCCTGCTTTTGTACTGATATGTATTGGTGCACTGACTTTTCTAATAGGTTTCACTGGCTGTGTTGGGGCTCTAAGAGAGAACACATGTCTGTTAGGAATG TACGCCCTCATTCTATCCATACTCCTTCTATTTGAAATGAGTGCTGGCATTCTAGGATTCATTTTCAAAGATTGG ataaaatCACAAGCATCAACGGGCTTCCAGACCTTCATTGTGCACTACAGAGATGATCCTGACCAACAAAATTTAATAGATTGGATACAGGAAGAATGG CTTCACTGTTGTGGAGTAGAAGGTCCTAAAGATTGGGACTATAACCAATATTTCAACTGTTCCTCAAGTGAAGTTGGGAGTAGGGAAGCTTGTGGAGTGCCCTTTTCATGTTGTAAACGTAAACCCAAT GAAGCAATCAAAAACAAACAGTGCGGATATGACGTGAGGAAACCAGGATTT CTTTCTCTCATTTCAATGCAGACAGGAGATAGGAATATATTCGAAAGAGGCTGCCTTAGGGCAGGTGAAGAATGGATAGAGACCAATTTAGTGCCTGTAGCTGCTGTTAATGTTGCAGTAATGGTACTCCAG AATCTCAATGCTTCTCTCATTATAAATGAGAGGGGTTGTTTGGAAGCAATTGAAGAGTGGATGGAGAGGAATATGATACCAATAGCTACATATATTTTTGTTTACTTCTTTTTCCAT ATATTGGGCATCTGTTTCGCTCAAAATCTTCGAGCTGATATTTTCGCACAGATATCCAAATGGCGTCACTGA
- the LOC123319450 gene encoding tetraspanin-5 isoform X5 produces MAVATTTTTTVQHQNKTQTFRTTQSHHHKRKRRRHTSEVSSCLKYMIFTFNVILWFFGLLVLAVGLWAWTEKDTFNNLGKVANIYLDPAFVLICIGALTFLIGFTGCVGALRENTCLLGMYALILSILLLFEMSAGILGFIFKDWIKSQASTGFQTFIVHYRDDPDQQNLIDWIQEEWLHCCGVEGPKDWDYNQYFNCSSSEVGSREACGVPFSCCKRKPNEAIKNKQCGYDVRKPGFTGDRNIFERGCLRAGEEWIETNLVPVAAVNVAVMVLQILGICFAQNLRADIFAQISKWRH; encoded by the exons ATGGCTGTCGCAACTACGACCACCACAACTGTTCAACACCAAAATAAAACTCAAACTTTTAGAACAACCCAGTCTCATCACCATAAGAGAAAACGCAGAAGGCATACGAGTGAAGTCAGCAGTTGTTTgaaatatatgattttcacattcAATGTTATTTTGTGG TTCTTTGGCCTACTGGTTCTTGCTGTTGGGTTATGGGCTTGGACTGAAAAAGACACTTTCAATAATTTAGGAAAAGTAGCCAATATATATCTAGACCCTGCTTTTGTACTGATATGTATTGGTGCACTGACTTTTCTAATAGGTTTCACTGGCTGTGTTGGGGCTCTAAGAGAGAACACATGTCTGTTAGGAATG TACGCCCTCATTCTATCCATACTCCTTCTATTTGAAATGAGTGCTGGCATTCTAGGATTCATTTTCAAAGATTGG ataaaatCACAAGCATCAACGGGCTTCCAGACCTTCATTGTGCACTACAGAGATGATCCTGACCAACAAAATTTAATAGATTGGATACAGGAAGAATGG CTTCACTGTTGTGGAGTAGAAGGTCCTAAAGATTGGGACTATAACCAATATTTCAACTGTTCCTCAAGTGAAGTTGGGAGTAGGGAAGCTTGTGGAGTGCCCTTTTCATGTTGTAAACGTAAACCCAAT GAAGCAATCAAAAACAAACAGTGCGGATATGACGTGAGGAAACCAGGATTT ACAGGAGATAGGAATATATTCGAAAGAGGCTGCCTTAGGGCAGGTGAAGAATGGATAGAGACCAATTTAGTGCCTGTAGCTGCTGTTAATGTTGCAGTAATGGTACTCCAG ATATTGGGCATCTGTTTCGCTCAAAATCTTCGAGCTGATATTTTCGCACAGATATCCAAATGGCGTCACTGA
- the LOC123319450 gene encoding tetraspanin-5 isoform X2: MAVATTTTTTVQHQNKTQTFRTTQSHHHKRKRRRHTSEVSSCLKYMIFTFNVILWFFGLLVLAVGLWAWTEKDTFNNLGKVANIYLDPAFVLICIGALTFLIGFTGCVGALRENTCLLGMYALILSILLLFEMSAGILGFIFKDWIKSQASTGFQTFIVHYRDDPDQQNLIDWIQEEWLHCCGVEGPKDWDYNQYFNCSSSEVGSREACGVPFSCCKRKPNEAIKNKQCGYDVRKPGFTGDRNIFERGCLRAGEEWIETNLVPVAAVNVAVMVLQNLNASLIINERGCLEAIEEWMERNMIPIATYIFVYFFFHILGICFAQNLRADIFAQISKWRH; the protein is encoded by the exons ATGGCTGTCGCAACTACGACCACCACAACTGTTCAACACCAAAATAAAACTCAAACTTTTAGAACAACCCAGTCTCATCACCATAAGAGAAAACGCAGAAGGCATACGAGTGAAGTCAGCAGTTGTTTgaaatatatgattttcacattcAATGTTATTTTGTGG TTCTTTGGCCTACTGGTTCTTGCTGTTGGGTTATGGGCTTGGACTGAAAAAGACACTTTCAATAATTTAGGAAAAGTAGCCAATATATATCTAGACCCTGCTTTTGTACTGATATGTATTGGTGCACTGACTTTTCTAATAGGTTTCACTGGCTGTGTTGGGGCTCTAAGAGAGAACACATGTCTGTTAGGAATG TACGCCCTCATTCTATCCATACTCCTTCTATTTGAAATGAGTGCTGGCATTCTAGGATTCATTTTCAAAGATTGG ataaaatCACAAGCATCAACGGGCTTCCAGACCTTCATTGTGCACTACAGAGATGATCCTGACCAACAAAATTTAATAGATTGGATACAGGAAGAATGG CTTCACTGTTGTGGAGTAGAAGGTCCTAAAGATTGGGACTATAACCAATATTTCAACTGTTCCTCAAGTGAAGTTGGGAGTAGGGAAGCTTGTGGAGTGCCCTTTTCATGTTGTAAACGTAAACCCAAT GAAGCAATCAAAAACAAACAGTGCGGATATGACGTGAGGAAACCAGGATTT ACAGGAGATAGGAATATATTCGAAAGAGGCTGCCTTAGGGCAGGTGAAGAATGGATAGAGACCAATTTAGTGCCTGTAGCTGCTGTTAATGTTGCAGTAATGGTACTCCAG AATCTCAATGCTTCTCTCATTATAAATGAGAGGGGTTGTTTGGAAGCAATTGAAGAGTGGATGGAGAGGAATATGATACCAATAGCTACATATATTTTTGTTTACTTCTTTTTCCAT ATATTGGGCATCTGTTTCGCTCAAAATCTTCGAGCTGATATTTTCGCACAGATATCCAAATGGCGTCACTGA
- the LOC123319450 gene encoding tetraspanin-5 isoform X6 produces MAVATTTTTTVQHQNKTQTFRTTQSHHHKRKRRRHTSEVSSCLKYMIFTFNVILWFFGLLVLAVGLWAWTEKDTFNNLGKVANIYLDPAFVLICIGALTFLIGFTGCVGALRENTCLLGMYALILSILLLFEMSAGILGFIFKDWIKSQASTGFQTFIVHYRDDPDQQNLIDWIQEEWLHCCGVEGPKDWDYNQYFNCSSSEVGSREACGVPFSCCKRKPNEAIKNKQCGYDVRKPGFILGICFAQNLRADIFAQISKWRH; encoded by the exons ATGGCTGTCGCAACTACGACCACCACAACTGTTCAACACCAAAATAAAACTCAAACTTTTAGAACAACCCAGTCTCATCACCATAAGAGAAAACGCAGAAGGCATACGAGTGAAGTCAGCAGTTGTTTgaaatatatgattttcacattcAATGTTATTTTGTGG TTCTTTGGCCTACTGGTTCTTGCTGTTGGGTTATGGGCTTGGACTGAAAAAGACACTTTCAATAATTTAGGAAAAGTAGCCAATATATATCTAGACCCTGCTTTTGTACTGATATGTATTGGTGCACTGACTTTTCTAATAGGTTTCACTGGCTGTGTTGGGGCTCTAAGAGAGAACACATGTCTGTTAGGAATG TACGCCCTCATTCTATCCATACTCCTTCTATTTGAAATGAGTGCTGGCATTCTAGGATTCATTTTCAAAGATTGG ataaaatCACAAGCATCAACGGGCTTCCAGACCTTCATTGTGCACTACAGAGATGATCCTGACCAACAAAATTTAATAGATTGGATACAGGAAGAATGG CTTCACTGTTGTGGAGTAGAAGGTCCTAAAGATTGGGACTATAACCAATATTTCAACTGTTCCTCAAGTGAAGTTGGGAGTAGGGAAGCTTGTGGAGTGCCCTTTTCATGTTGTAAACGTAAACCCAAT GAAGCAATCAAAAACAAACAGTGCGGATATGACGTGAGGAAACCAGGATTT ATATTGGGCATCTGTTTCGCTCAAAATCTTCGAGCTGATATTTTCGCACAGATATCCAAATGGCGTCACTGA
- the LOC123319450 gene encoding tetraspanin-5 isoform X4, producing MAVATTTTTTVQHQNKTQTFRTTQSHHHKRKRRRHTSEVSSCLKYMIFTFNVILWFFGLLVLAVGLWAWTEKDTFNNLGKVANIYLDPAFVLICIGALTFLIGFTGCVGALRENTCLLGMYALILSILLLFEMSAGILGFIFKDWIKSQASTGFQTFIVHYRDDPDQQNLIDWIQEEWLHCCGVEGPKDWDYNQYFNCSSSEVGSREACGVPFSCCKRKPNEAIKNKQCGYDVRKPGFNLNASLIINERGCLEAIEEWMERNMIPIATYIFVYFFFHILGICFAQNLRADIFAQISKWRH from the exons ATGGCTGTCGCAACTACGACCACCACAACTGTTCAACACCAAAATAAAACTCAAACTTTTAGAACAACCCAGTCTCATCACCATAAGAGAAAACGCAGAAGGCATACGAGTGAAGTCAGCAGTTGTTTgaaatatatgattttcacattcAATGTTATTTTGTGG TTCTTTGGCCTACTGGTTCTTGCTGTTGGGTTATGGGCTTGGACTGAAAAAGACACTTTCAATAATTTAGGAAAAGTAGCCAATATATATCTAGACCCTGCTTTTGTACTGATATGTATTGGTGCACTGACTTTTCTAATAGGTTTCACTGGCTGTGTTGGGGCTCTAAGAGAGAACACATGTCTGTTAGGAATG TACGCCCTCATTCTATCCATACTCCTTCTATTTGAAATGAGTGCTGGCATTCTAGGATTCATTTTCAAAGATTGG ataaaatCACAAGCATCAACGGGCTTCCAGACCTTCATTGTGCACTACAGAGATGATCCTGACCAACAAAATTTAATAGATTGGATACAGGAAGAATGG CTTCACTGTTGTGGAGTAGAAGGTCCTAAAGATTGGGACTATAACCAATATTTCAACTGTTCCTCAAGTGAAGTTGGGAGTAGGGAAGCTTGTGGAGTGCCCTTTTCATGTTGTAAACGTAAACCCAAT GAAGCAATCAAAAACAAACAGTGCGGATATGACGTGAGGAAACCAGGATTT AATCTCAATGCTTCTCTCATTATAAATGAGAGGGGTTGTTTGGAAGCAATTGAAGAGTGGATGGAGAGGAATATGATACCAATAGCTACATATATTTTTGTTTACTTCTTTTTCCAT ATATTGGGCATCTGTTTCGCTCAAAATCTTCGAGCTGATATTTTCGCACAGATATCCAAATGGCGTCACTGA